GCTCGAAGCCAGCGATGAAACCTTCACCGCCACCAACGCCCTTGTGCTGCGCAATCCGACGGCCATCAACATGATCGACGGCTGCGCCTTCTCCCTGCCGTGCCAGGGTCAGGGCGAAGCCCCCATAGGCCTGATGGTCAGCGGCGCCACAGCCGACGACGCGCGCCTGTTCCCGGTCGCCCGCGCCATCGAACAGGCCCTGCGCCCGTCCCGCTGAGCGCAATCCTCAACTGGCGGGCGATTTCGGACAGAAATGCGCGCAAACGTCCGATTTCTCGGTGAAAAGTTCCGAAAAATCCCGCAATTTTTCATCTCACATGCGAATCGGGCTGGGGTTACAATCCCAGCCCAAGTGCCTGCCACCCGGCGTGATGCGGGGAATAGCGGGATTCGTGGGATTCGTGATGGCCTACCGCCTGAAGTGAAATGAACGCTCAACTCGACCCGGCTTTTCGCCGCGAACGTCTGCTGTATCTCTTGCTCACCGTGGTTTGCCTCGCCCTGCTGGGCGGCGCGCTGTACTTCCAGTACGTGCTTCACGAAGACCCGTGCCCGCTGTGCATTCTGGCGCGCTACGCGCTGGTGCTGATCGCGATCTTCGGTCTGGTCGGCGCGGTCTCGCGCGGCTGGGCAGGCATCAAGGTGGCACGCGTGCTCGCGGCGCTCTCGGCGATTGGCGGGATGGCCGCGTCTGCGTATCTCATCTACGTGCAGGCCAATCCGATGGTGAGCTGCGGCTACGACGTCGTCGAAGCGTTTGTGGACGCGCTTCCGACCTCGCGCCTGTTGCCGCAAGTCTTCCAGGTGCAGGGCATGTGCCAGACGATGTACCCCCCGATCCTCGGGCTGACGCTGCCGATATGGTCGCTCGCGGCATTCGTCGTGATCTTCCTCGCTCTGGCGCTGCATCGTCCGCGCCGCGCCATCTCGCTGCGCTAACGCGCGCTGCGTCCCGCCCAAACGCACAACGGCCGTCTGCCCCTCAGGGCGACGGCCGTTGGCTTTTCGGCG
The Pandoraea oxalativorans genome window above contains:
- a CDS encoding disulfide bond formation protein B, translating into MNAQLDPAFRRERLLYLLLTVVCLALLGGALYFQYVLHEDPCPLCILARYALVLIAIFGLVGAVSRGWAGIKVARVLAALSAIGGMAASAYLIYVQANPMVSCGYDVVEAFVDALPTSRLLPQVFQVQGMCQTMYPPILGLTLPIWSLAAFVVIFLALALHRPRRAISLR